In the genome of Falsirhodobacter halotolerans, one region contains:
- a CDS encoding ABC transporter permease — MGPFLGKRAIASAISLVGLVVLVFFLSRLTGDPTDLYLPIDANQEMRDQFRELNGFNDPLIVQFGRYVWDLLHLDFGQSIRQSRPAIDVVLQGFTWTLSLAVVTMTLVTVAAIVIGSLAAFNVGGVFDRIATFFSLVGASAPDFWIAIVAIVIFAVNLHWLPTSGTGTVWHWILPVGVLFIRPFGLILQVVRGSMITALSAPYIKTAKAKGVKSRPIIFVHGLRNGLLPVITVIGDQAAAILNGAVVVETIFGFPGIGKLMIDSILQRDFAVVLAAIMVSALAIFIMNLLIDMAYALLDPRIRY; from the coding sequence ATGGGACCATTCTTAGGCAAACGGGCCATTGCCAGCGCGATTTCGCTGGTGGGGCTTGTCGTTCTGGTATTCTTTCTGTCGCGTCTGACGGGGGATCCCACGGATCTTTATCTGCCCATCGACGCCAATCAGGAAATGCGGGACCAGTTCCGCGAGCTTAACGGGTTCAACGATCCGCTGATCGTGCAGTTCGGACGCTATGTCTGGGATCTGCTGCATCTGGATTTCGGCCAGTCCATCCGGCAATCGCGTCCGGCCATCGACGTGGTGCTTCAGGGGTTCACCTGGACGCTCAGCCTGGCCGTGGTGACGATGACGCTGGTGACGGTCGCGGCCATCGTGATCGGCTCGCTTGCCGCGTTCAACGTGGGCGGGGTGTTCGACCGGATCGCCACCTTCTTCTCGCTTGTCGGGGCGTCGGCGCCGGATTTTTGGATCGCCATCGTGGCCATCGTGATCTTTGCCGTGAACCTGCACTGGCTTCCCACATCGGGCACGGGGACCGTCTGGCACTGGATCCTGCCGGTCGGCGTGCTGTTCATCCGCCCCTTCGGCCTGATCCTTCAGGTGGTGCGCGGGTCGATGATCACCGCCCTTTCGGCCCCCTATATCAAGACGGCCAAGGCCAAGGGCGTCAAATCTCGGCCCATCATCTTCGTGCACGGCCTGCGCAACGGCCTGCTGCCGGTGATCACGGTCATCGGCGATCAGGCGGCGGCCATCCTGAACGGCGCCGTGGTGGTGGAGACGATCTTCGGCTTTCCGGGCATCGGCAAGCTGATGATCGACAGCATTCTTCAGCGCGATTTCGCGGTGGTTCTGGCGGCGATCATGGTGTCGGCGCTGGCCATCTTCATCATGAACCTGCTGATCGACATGGCCTATGCCCTGCTTGATCCGCGCATCCGGTATTGA
- a CDS encoding ABC transporter ATP-binding protein, translating to MADHLLEVRNLSVEFHTAQGTVRAVEDVSWHLDRGETLAILGESGSGKSVSASAVMNLIDMPPGKITSGTIMLDGKDLLRMTEEERRRINGKRIAMIFQDPLAHLNPVYTVGWQIAEILQVHGTSPDAARARALDLMHRVDMPEPEAALRKYPHQFSGGQRQRLMIAMAVAMKPDILIADEPTTALDVTVQAEVLRLIEELQAETGMGVLLITHDLGVVAEVADRVVVMNAGRIVETGAAAEVYRNPQHAYTRKLIGAAPGKGAMPEERARAGEPLLRVDGLDKSYGAFKALKGATFTIMPGETVAVVGESGSGKSTLARALLRLEEPDGGQAIYRGKDLVTMPPADLYRLRREIQMVFQDPTQSLNPRMTVFQLISEAWVIHPEILPKGEWKGRVAELLTKVGLTPEMAKRYPHQFSGGQRQRIAIARALAMEPKLIICDEAVSALDVSIQAQVIALLDGLRREFGLSYLFIAHDLPVVRDFADRVIVMKNGRIVEEGPVRQIFDAPRQEYTRRLLASSLDPDPEVQSRRRQDREHEGMLCV from the coding sequence ATGGCTGATCATTTGCTGGAGGTGCGCAACCTGTCGGTGGAATTTCACACGGCCCAAGGCACCGTCCGCGCGGTGGAGGACGTGAGCTGGCATCTGGATCGTGGCGAGACGCTGGCGATCCTGGGCGAGTCGGGATCGGGGAAATCGGTCTCTGCATCCGCCGTGATGAACCTGATCGACATGCCGCCGGGCAAGATCACGTCGGGGACGATCATGCTGGATGGCAAGGACCTGCTGCGGATGACAGAGGAGGAGCGTCGCCGCATCAATGGCAAGCGCATCGCCATGATCTTTCAGGATCCGCTGGCCCATCTGAACCCCGTCTATACCGTGGGGTGGCAGATTGCCGAGATTTTGCAAGTGCACGGCACGTCCCCCGATGCGGCCCGCGCCCGGGCGTTGGATCTGATGCACCGCGTGGACATGCCCGAGCCGGAGGCCGCCTTGCGCAAGTATCCGCACCAGTTTTCGGGCGGCCAACGGCAGCGGCTGATGATCGCGATGGCCGTGGCGATGAAGCCCGATATCCTGATCGCCGATGAACCCACGACCGCGCTGGACGTCACCGTGCAGGCCGAAGTGCTGCGTCTGATCGAGGAATTGCAGGCCGAGACGGGGATGGGTGTGCTTCTGATCACCCATGATCTTGGCGTCGTGGCCGAGGTGGCGGACCGCGTCGTCGTGATGAATGCGGGGCGGATCGTGGAAACGGGTGCGGCGGCGGAGGTCTATCGAAATCCGCAGCACGCCTATACCAGGAAGCTGATCGGGGCGGCCCCCGGCAAGGGGGCGATGCCCGAGGAGCGCGCCCGCGCGGGGGAGCCTTTGTTGCGGGTGGACGGTCTGGACAAATCCTATGGCGCGTTCAAGGCGCTGAAGGGGGCCACCTTCACCATCATGCCCGGCGAAACCGTGGCTGTGGTGGGCGAGTCCGGATCGGGCAAATCCACGCTCGCCCGCGCGCTCTTGCGGCTGGAGGAGCCGGATGGCGGGCAGGCCATCTATCGCGGCAAGGATCTGGTGACGATGCCGCCTGCCGACCTGTATCGTCTGAGGCGCGAGATCCAGATGGTGTTTCAGGACCCGACGCAGTCGCTCAACCCGCGCATGACGGTGTTCCAGCTGATCTCCGAAGCGTGGGTGATCCATCCCGAGATCCTGCCCAAGGGGGAGTGGAAGGGCCGGGTTGCCGAACTGCTGACCAAGGTCGGCCTGACGCCGGAAATGGCGAAACGCTATCCCCACCAATTCTCGGGCGGGCAGCGGCAGCGGATCGCCATTGCGCGGGCGCTGGCGATGGAACCGAAGCTGATCATCTGCGACGAGGCGGTATCGGCGCTGGACGTGTCGATCCAGGCGCAGGTGATCGCGCTTCTGGACGGGTTGCGGCGGGAATTCGGCCTGTCCTATCTGTTCATCGCCCATGATTTGCCGGTGGTGCGCGATTTCGCCGACCGCGTGATCGTCATGAAAAACGGCCGGATCGTGGAGGAGGGGCCGGTGCGCCAGATCTTCGACGCGCCCCGGCAGGAGTATACCCGCAGGTTGCTCGCCTCCAGTCTGGACCCCGACCCCGAAGTGCAGTCCCGCCGCCGGCAGGACCGCGAACACGAAGGTATGCTTTGCGTATGA
- a CDS encoding pyruvate carboxylase, which produces MRQTFSKILIANRGEIAIRVMRAANEMGKATVAVYAEEDKLSLHRFKADEAYRIGEGLSPVGAYLSIPEIIRVAKMSGADAIHPGYGLLSENPDFVDACDAAGIVFIGPSAATMRALGDKASARQVAVAAGVPVIPATGVLGEDFAAIRAEAETIGYPLMLKASWGGGGRGMRPILTPAELEQKVREGRREAEAAFGNGEGYLEKMIQRARHVEVQILGDAQGGIYHLYERDCTVQRRNQKVVERAPAPYLTDAQRAEVCDLGRRICAHVGYTCAGTVEFLMDMDEGKFYFIEVNPRVQVEHTVTEEVTGIDIVQAQIRIAEGATLAEATGAAAQSDIHLSGHAIQCRVTTEDPQNNFIPDYGRITAYRSATGMGIRLDGGTAYSGSVVTRHYDSLLVKVTAWAQTPEAAIARMDRALREFRIRGVSTNIDFVINLLKHPTFLSDAYTTKFIDTTPDLFDFPRRRDSATKLLTYVADITVNGHPETAGRPKPAAEARRPRVPDLAGDPPPGTRQVLEMHGPQGVADWMRDQTRLLITDTTMRDGHQSLLATRMRTDDMVRVAPAYAANLGGLFSVECWGGATFDVAYRFLQEDPWDRLHRLRAAMPNILTQMLLRGANGVGYTNYPDNVVERFVRQAATSGVDLFRVFDSLNWVENMRVAMDAVQEAGKICEGTLCYTGDLLDPDRAKYDLKYYVGLARDLRDAGAHVLGVKDMAGVLKPAAARHLIRTLKEEVGLPIHFHTHDTGGLGGATILAAAEAGVDAVDAAMDAFSGGTSQPALGSIVEVLRHTDRDTGLDIGAVRAVSNYWEAVRHQYTAFEAGLEAPASEVWLHEMPGGQFTNLKAQARSMGLEERWHEVAQAYADVNAMFGDIVKVTPSSKVVGDMALMMVAQGLTRAQVEDRKVEVSFPDSVIDMMRGNLGQPPGGWPPALQAKVLKGEVASTDRPGAHLPPADLEAARAALAEAVGTEDDPADPTDEDLAAYLMYSKVFVDYAKRLRVYGPVSALPTPVFFYGMAAGEETSVELEPGKTLELRLQAIGEEGEDGDVRVFFELNGQPRIIRVPNRASTKATARPKAQEGNPAHVAAPMPGVVASVAVTQGQSVRAGDLLLTIEAMKMETALHADRDGVVTALHVTPGTQIDAKDLMLEMG; this is translated from the coding sequence ATGCGGCAGACATTCTCCAAGATCCTGATTGCGAACCGGGGCGAGATTGCGATCCGCGTGATGCGGGCGGCGAACGAGATGGGGAAGGCCACGGTCGCCGTCTATGCCGAGGAGGACAAGCTCTCGCTCCACCGCTTCAAGGCGGACGAGGCGTATCGGATCGGTGAGGGGCTGTCGCCGGTGGGGGCCTATCTGTCGATCCCCGAGATCATCCGTGTGGCGAAGATGTCGGGCGCGGACGCGATCCATCCCGGCTATGGCCTGCTGTCGGAGAACCCCGATTTCGTCGATGCCTGCGATGCGGCGGGGATCGTGTTCATCGGCCCGTCCGCTGCGACGATGCGCGCTTTGGGCGACAAGGCCAGCGCGCGGCAGGTGGCGGTGGCGGCGGGCGTGCCGGTCATTCCCGCCACCGGCGTTCTGGGCGAGGATTTCGCCGCGATCCGCGCCGAGGCGGAGACGATCGGCTATCCCCTCATGCTCAAGGCCAGCTGGGGCGGGGGCGGGCGCGGGATGCGCCCGATCCTGACCCCCGCCGAACTGGAGCAGAAGGTGCGCGAGGGGCGGCGCGAGGCCGAAGCCGCCTTCGGCAACGGCGAGGGGTATCTGGAGAAGATGATCCAGCGCGCGCGCCATGTGGAGGTGCAAATCCTGGGCGATGCGCAGGGTGGCATCTATCATCTGTATGAACGGGATTGCACGGTGCAGCGGCGCAACCAGAAGGTGGTGGAACGCGCGCCCGCCCCCTATCTGACCGACGCGCAGCGGGCCGAGGTCTGCGATCTGGGCCGCCGCATCTGCGCGCATGTGGGCTATACCTGCGCCGGAACGGTCGAGTTCCTGATGGATATGGACGAGGGCAAATTCTACTTCATCGAAGTGAACCCCCGCGTTCAGGTGGAGCACACGGTGACCGAGGAGGTGACCGGCATCGACATCGTGCAGGCGCAGATCCGCATCGCCGAAGGGGCCACGCTGGCCGAGGCGACGGGGGCGGCGGCCCAATCCGATATCCACCTGTCCGGGCACGCGATCCAGTGCCGCGTGACGACCGAGGATCCGCAGAACAATTTCATCCCCGATTACGGCCGCATCACCGCCTATCGCAGCGCGACGGGCATGGGGATCCGGCTGGACGGGGGCACCGCCTATTCCGGGTCGGTAGTGACGCGGCATTACGACTCGCTGCTGGTGAAGGTGACGGCCTGGGCGCAGACGCCAGAGGCCGCGATTGCCCGGATGGACCGCGCGCTGCGCGAGTTCCGCATCCGAGGGGTCAGCACGAATATCGACTTTGTCATCAACCTACTGAAGCATCCGACCTTTCTGTCGGACGCCTATACGACCAAGTTCATCGACACGACGCCGGATCTGTTCGATTTCCCCCGCCGCCGCGACAGCGCGACGAAGCTTCTGACCTATGTGGCCGACATCACTGTGAACGGGCATCCCGAAACGGCGGGCCGTCCCAAGCCTGCGGCGGAAGCGCGGCGCCCGCGCGTGCCCGACCTTGCGGGCGATCCGCCCCCCGGCACGCGGCAAGTGCTGGAGATGCACGGCCCGCAGGGCGTGGCCGACTGGATGCGGGACCAGACGCGGCTGCTGATCACCGACACCACCATGCGCGACGGGCATCAGTCGCTTCTGGCCACGCGGATGCGGACCGACGACATGGTCCGCGTCGCCCCCGCCTATGCCGCAAATCTTGGCGGGCTGTTCAGCGTCGAATGCTGGGGCGGGGCGACGTTCGACGTGGCCTATCGCTTCCTGCAGGAGGATCCGTGGGACCGGTTGCACCGGCTGCGCGCCGCCATGCCCAATATCCTGACGCAGATGCTGCTGCGCGGGGCGAACGGGGTCGGCTATACCAACTATCCCGACAATGTGGTGGAACGCTTCGTGCGCCAGGCCGCCACGTCGGGGGTCGATCTGTTCCGGGTGTTCGACAGCCTGAACTGGGTGGAGAACATGCGCGTCGCGATGGATGCCGTGCAGGAGGCGGGCAAGATCTGCGAAGGCACGCTGTGCTATACCGGCGATCTGCTGGACCCCGACCGGGCGAAATACGACCTGAAGTATTACGTCGGTCTGGCCCGCGATCTGCGGGATGCGGGGGCGCATGTGCTGGGGGTGAAGGACATGGCGGGGGTGCTAAAGCCCGCCGCCGCCCGCCACCTGATCCGCACGTTGAAGGAGGAGGTGGGCCTGCCCATCCATTTCCACACCCATGACACCGGCGGTCTGGGCGGGGCCACGATCCTGGCTGCGGCCGAGGCGGGGGTGGACGCGGTGGACGCGGCGATGGACGCCTTTTCGGGCGGCACGTCGCAGCCCGCGCTCGGGTCCATCGTGGAGGTTCTGCGCCATACCGACCGCGACACGGGGCTGGACATTGGCGCGGTGCGGGCGGTCTCCAACTACTGGGAGGCGGTGCGCCATCAATACACCGCGTTCGAGGCGGGGCTGGAGGCCCCGGCATCCGAAGTCTGGCTGCACGAGATGCCGGGGGGGCAGTTCACCAATCTCAAGGCGCAGGCGCGGTCGATGGGGCTGGAGGAGCGGTGGCACGAAGTGGCCCAGGCCTATGCCGACGTGAACGCCATGTTCGGCGATATCGTCAAGGTCACGCCCAGTTCCAAGGTCGTGGGCGACATGGCGTTGATGATGGTGGCCCAAGGCCTGACCCGTGCGCAGGTGGAGGATCGGAAGGTCGAGGTCAGCTTTCCCGACAGCGTGATCGACATGATGCGCGGCAATCTGGGCCAGCCCCCCGGCGGCTGGCCCCCCGCCTTGCAGGCCAAGGTGCTGAAGGGCGAGGTGGCCTCCACCGACCGCCCCGGCGCGCATCTGCCCCCCGCCGATCTGGAGGCCGCCCGCGCCGCCCTGGCCGAGGCGGTGGGGACCGAGGACGACCCCGCCGATCCGACGGACGAGGATCTGGCAGCCTATCTCATGTATTCCAAGGTCTTCGTCGATTACGCCAAACGGCTGCGGGTGTATGGCCCCGTCTCGGCGCTGCCGACGCCGGTGTTCTTCTATGGCATGGCGGCGGGGGAGGAGACATCGGTGGAGCTGGAGCCGGGCAAGACGCTGGAACTGCGCCTGCAGGCCATCGGCGAGGAGGGGGAAGATGGCGACGTGCGGGTGTTCTTCGAACTGAATGGCCAGCCGCGCATCATCCGCGTGCCCAACCGTGCCAGCACCAAGGCCACCGCCCGTCCCAAGGCGCAGGAGGGCAATCCCGCCCATGTGGCCGCCCCGATGCCGGGGGTCGTTGCCAGCGTGGCCGTGACCCAGGGCCAGTCGGTCCGCGCGGGCGATCTGCTGCTGACGATCGAGGCGATGAAGATGGAAACCGCGCTTCATGCCGACCGCGACGGGGTGGTCACCGCGCTGCACGTGACGCCCGGCACCCAGATCGACGCCAAGGATTTGATGCTGGAGATGGGGTGA
- a CDS encoding TRAP transporter permease translates to MNQDERHLTDAELRALEEDYDPEARYRTVLRPVAILSGVILFLLSVYHFYTAGFGIPRATTHRGLHMGVSLFVIFLSFAAFSSGREKTTGFVLLGVPVLDWVFAIAAAVSSFYVPWIYDQLAFRIGNPLQIDIVMGTVLLVTLLEAVRRSMGWPLPVIALLFIGYAYFGQSMPGIFVHPGADWSGIINHLYLSSQGIYGTALGVIATYVFHFVLFGVMAQRIGLGQLFIDLATALTGRYSGGPAKVSVVSSALLGSISGSSIANTVTTGALTIPAMIRIGFKRHFAAAVEAASSTGGQITPPVMGAVAFLMVEYLGIPLRTILIAAIVPAFMHFFGVLVQVHLEAKRLGIRGLRKEELPNAIKVLREGWLSMLPLILLVWMLMSGRTPFLAAFWAITACIVVFAVQRVMASGLATGAQEFAVGIYDGFVAGARSSLAVTAAAALVGVVIGVVTLTGVGFKIAFMVTSVAQDWAQSAHAFLGFLPFELFTVQTLALLFTLLMTAVVCILMGCGIPTTANYIIMVAVAAPVLGMMNVEPLVAHFFVFYYGVLADVTPPVALAAYAASGIAGANAFKAGNTAFRLSMGKALVPIMFVFSPSLLLVTQGFTWGAFALAFTGAVLGIVSLSAAITGWLMGPLLKIERALLPIAALLMIAPEIVSTLIGVAILGGVALRQGLSRKSLPA, encoded by the coding sequence ATGAACCAAGACGAACGCCACCTGACGGACGCGGAACTGCGGGCGCTGGAAGAAGATTACGACCCCGAAGCGCGTTACCGCACCGTCCTTCGACCGGTCGCCATCCTGTCCGGCGTCATCCTGTTCCTGTTGTCGGTCTATCACTTCTATACCGCGGGCTTCGGCATTCCGCGCGCAACGACCCATCGCGGCCTGCACATGGGCGTGTCGCTGTTCGTGATCTTCCTCAGCTTTGCCGCCTTCTCCAGCGGGCGGGAAAAGACCACGGGCTTCGTGCTTCTGGGCGTGCCGGTGCTGGACTGGGTGTTCGCCATCGCGGCCGCCGTCAGTTCGTTCTACGTGCCCTGGATCTATGACCAGCTGGCCTTCCGCATCGGCAACCCGCTGCAGATCGACATCGTCATGGGCACGGTGCTTCTGGTCACCCTGCTGGAGGCGGTGCGCCGGTCGATGGGCTGGCCGCTGCCGGTGATCGCCCTCCTGTTCATCGGTTACGCCTATTTCGGGCAGTCGATGCCCGGCATCTTCGTGCATCCGGGGGCGGACTGGTCGGGGATCATCAACCACCTCTATCTGTCGTCGCAGGGCATCTATGGCACGGCCCTCGGGGTCATCGCGACCTATGTGTTTCACTTCGTGCTGTTCGGCGTCATGGCGCAGCGCATCGGCCTGGGGCAGTTGTTCATCGACCTCGCCACCGCGCTGACGGGGCGATATTCGGGGGGGCCGGCCAAGGTGTCGGTCGTCTCCTCGGCGCTTCTGGGCTCCATCTCCGGGTCGTCGATCGCCAACACGGTTACCACCGGCGCGCTGACGATCCCGGCGATGATCCGCATCGGGTTCAAACGCCATTTCGCCGCGGCGGTAGAGGCGGCCTCCTCCACCGGCGGGCAGATCACCCCACCCGTCATGGGGGCCGTGGCCTTCCTGATGGTCGAATATCTGGGCATCCCCCTGCGCACGATCCTGATCGCGGCCATCGTCCCCGCCTTCATGCATTTCTTCGGCGTGCTGGTGCAGGTGCATCTGGAGGCGAAACGTCTGGGCATTCGCGGCCTGCGCAAGGAAGAGTTGCCCAACGCCATCAAGGTCCTGCGCGAAGGCTGGCTGTCCATGCTGCCGCTGATCCTGCTGGTCTGGATGCTGATGTCGGGGCGGACGCCGTTCCTTGCGGCCTTCTGGGCGATCACCGCCTGCATCGTGGTTTTCGCGGTCCAGCGCGTCATGGCCTCCGGCCTTGCCACGGGGGCGCAGGAATTCGCGGTCGGCATCTATGACGGGTTCGTCGCGGGGGCCAGAAGCTCGCTTGCCGTGACGGCGGCGGCGGCGCTGGTGGGCGTGGTCATCGGCGTTGTCACCCTGACCGGGGTCGGCTTCAAGATCGCCTTCATGGTCACGTCGGTCGCGCAGGATTGGGCGCAGTCGGCCCATGCCTTCCTCGGCTTCCTGCCGTTCGAGCTGTTCACCGTCCAGACGCTGGCGCTGCTGTTCACGCTGCTGATGACCGCCGTGGTCTGCATCCTGATGGGCTGCGGCATTCCCACGACCGCCAACTACATCATCATGGTCGCGGTGGCCGCGCCCGTGCTGGGGATGATGAATGTCGAACCCCTGGTCGCGCATTTCTTCGTCTTTTACTATGGCGTTCTGGCGGATGTGACGCCGCCGGTGGCGCTGGCCGCCTATGCCGCGTCGGGAATTGCGGGGGCGAACGCGTTCAAGGCGGGCAACACCGCGTTCCGCCTGTCGATGGGCAAGGCGCTGGTGCCGATCATGTTCGTCTTCTCCCCCTCGCTGCTGCTGGTGACCCAAGGGTTCACTTGGGGCGCCTTCGCGTTGGCCTTCACGGGGGCCGTTCTGGGGATCGTGTCGCTCTCGGCGGCCATCACCGGCTGGCTGATGGGGCCGCTCCTGAAGATCGAGCGGGCGCTTCTGCCCATCGCCGCCCTCTTGATGATCGCGCCCGAGATCGTGTCCACCCTGATCGGGGTCGCCATCCTTGGGGGCGTTGCGCTTCGCCAGGGGCTGTCGCGCAAGTCCCTCCCCGCCTGA
- a CDS encoding TAXI family TRAP transporter solute-binding subunit yields MKLFSMKSLVGAAFAAGLLAPGAMAQDMQFFRIGTGGTAGTYYPIGGLIANAISNPPGSRACEDGGSCGVPGLIATAVASNGSVGNVNSINGGTLEAGFSQSDVAYWAQTGTGLWEGQPAVEKLRLLANLYPESIHLVARADAGITSVADLKGKRVSLDEPGSGTLVDAKIILEAFGLSEADISPEYLKPDQASDRMRDGAMDAFFFVGGYPAGAIAELASQNDVTIVPITGPEVDALRDQYTFFAADTVPANTYDGQDADVPTISVGAQMVTSSDLSDDLAYGITKALYNENTQKLFAAGHAKGRLITLESATQGAGIPFHPGAERFYREVGALE; encoded by the coding sequence ATGAAACTCTTTTCGATGAAATCGCTGGTCGGGGCCGCCTTTGCCGCCGGACTTCTGGCGCCGGGCGCCATGGCGCAGGACATGCAATTCTTCCGCATCGGCACGGGGGGCACGGCGGGCACCTATTATCCCATCGGCGGGCTGATCGCGAACGCGATCTCCAACCCGCCCGGATCCCGCGCCTGCGAAGACGGCGGCTCCTGCGGCGTGCCGGGCCTGATCGCGACGGCGGTCGCCTCGAACGGATCGGTGGGCAACGTCAACTCGATCAACGGCGGCACGCTCGAGGCGGGGTTCAGCCAGTCCGACGTGGCCTATTGGGCGCAGACCGGCACCGGGCTTTGGGAAGGGCAGCCGGCGGTGGAAAAGCTGCGCCTTCTGGCCAACCTCTATCCCGAAAGCATCCATCTCGTGGCCCGCGCCGATGCGGGCATCACCTCGGTCGCGGACCTGAAGGGCAAGCGCGTGTCGCTGGACGAACCCGGCTCGGGCACGCTGGTCGATGCCAAGATCATCCTTGAGGCATTCGGGCTGAGCGAGGCCGACATCTCGCCCGAATACCTCAAGCCCGACCAGGCCTCGGACCGGATGCGCGACGGGGCGATGGACGCGTTTTTCTTCGTGGGCGGCTATCCCGCCGGGGCGATCGCGGAACTGGCCAGCCAGAACGACGTGACGATCGTGCCGATCACCGGCCCCGAAGTGGACGCCCTGCGCGACCAATACACCTTCTTCGCCGCCGACACCGTTCCCGCGAACACCTATGACGGGCAGGATGCGGACGTGCCGACGATTTCGGTCGGGGCGCAGATGGTCACCTCGTCCGACCTGTCCGACGATCTGGCCTATGGCATCACCAAGGCGCTGTATAACGAGAACACGCAAAAGCTGTTCGCGGCCGGGCACGCCAAGGGCCGTCTGATCACGCTGGAATCGGCCACCCAAGGCGCGGGCATCCCGTTCCATCCGGGTGCGGAACGCTTCTATCGCGAAGTGGGCGCGCTGGAATAA
- a CDS encoding ABC transporter permease: MNWTASLAIFNHEMARFFRTIWQSLASPVVSTVLYFVVFGAAIGGRIQSVEGVPYGAFIVPGLMMLTVLQQSVSNASFGIYFPKFSGTIYEYLVSPVGWIEVTVGFVGAAAAKAILIAMIILGTSFFFVGMHVMHPFWMLTFLFLTALAFSLLGFIIGLWAKSFEQLQIVPMMVITPLVFLGGAFYSSDMLPPFWEGVAKLNPVLYLISGFRWSFFGFADVPVGVSLVAVGIMVVICAAIIRWIFATGWRLRD; encoded by the coding sequence ATGAACTGGACCGCGTCCCTTGCGATCTTCAACCATGAGATGGCGCGGTTCTTCCGCACCATCTGGCAATCGCTCGCTTCGCCCGTGGTGTCCACGGTGCTGTATTTCGTCGTGTTCGGGGCGGCGATCGGCGGGCGCATCCAGTCGGTGGAGGGGGTGCCCTATGGCGCGTTCATCGTGCCGGGGCTGATGATGCTGACCGTGCTGCAGCAATCGGTCAGCAATGCCAGTTTCGGCATCTATTTCCCGAAGTTCAGCGGCACGATCTATGAATACCTCGTCTCACCGGTCGGGTGGATCGAGGTGACGGTGGGCTTTGTCGGCGCGGCGGCGGCGAAGGCGATCCTGATCGCGATGATCATCCTTGGGACCAGCTTCTTCTTTGTCGGAATGCATGTGATGCACCCGTTCTGGATGCTGACCTTCCTGTTCCTGACCGCGTTGGCCTTCAGCCTTCTGGGCTTCATCATCGGCCTGTGGGCGAAATCGTTCGAGCAGTTGCAGATCGTGCCGATGATGGTGATCACGCCCTTGGTGTTTCTGGGCGGGGCCTTCTATTCCTCGGACATGCTTCCGCCGTTCTGGGAGGGGGTCGCGAAGCTGAACCCCGTCCTCTACCTCATTTCCGGGTTCCGGTGGTCGTTCTTTGGGTTCGCGGATGTGCCGGTGGGCGTGTCGCTTGTGGCGGTGGGGATCATGGTCGTGATCTGTGCCGCGATCATCCGCTGGATATTCGCCACCGGCTGGCGGTTGCGCGACTGA
- a CDS encoding ABC transporter permease → MTKTDARPRGPFATFLSLLWADKFAFVAMIFLLIVVLCALFGPMLMDGLADKMNLRGRNAPPFQWDLGWAMMLGADSLGRPLLPRVILGAQNTMAVAAGAVVCSMIIGTTLGMIAGYSRGRLGQIIPRLADVIMSFPSLLLAVIVLYMLEPSITNIIIVLAITRIPVYLRTARAEVLEIRERMFVQAAKVMGASTNRIIFRHILPVILPTLVTIGTLDFAFVMLAESSLSFLGIGIQAPEVTWGLMVSQGRAYLTNAWWLSFWPGLAIILTTLSLNLISNWLRIALDPAQRWRLEMGGRKNG, encoded by the coding sequence ATGACCAAGACCGATGCGCGCCCGCGGGGGCCGTTCGCCACCTTCCTGTCCCTTCTCTGGGCCGACAAGTTCGCCTTTGTCGCCATGATCTTCCTGCTGATCGTGGTGCTGTGCGCGCTGTTCGGGCCGATGCTGATGGACGGTCTGGCCGACAAGATGAACCTGCGCGGGCGCAATGCCCCGCCGTTCCAGTGGGATCTGGGCTGGGCCATGATGCTGGGCGCGGATTCGCTGGGCCGGCCGCTGCTGCCGCGCGTGATCCTTGGCGCGCAGAACACGATGGCCGTCGCCGCGGGCGCGGTGGTGTGCAGCATGATCATCGGCACGACGCTGGGAATGATCGCCGGATATTCGCGCGGGCGTCTGGGGCAGATCATTCCGCGGCTGGCGGACGTGATCATGTCCTTTCCGTCACTGCTGCTGGCGGTGATCGTGCTTTACATGCTGGAGCCGTCGATCACCAACATCATCATCGTCCTGGCGATCACGCGCATCCCCGTTTACCTGCGGACCGCCCGGGCCGAGGTGCTGGAGATCCGGGAGCGGATGTTCGTGCAGGCGGCCAAGGTGATGGGCGCCTCCACCAACCGGATCATCTTCCGCCATATCCTGCCCGTGATCCTGCCGACGCTGGTTACCATCGGCACTCTGGATTTCGCCTTCGTCATGCTGGCCGAAAGCTCGCTTTCGTTCCTTGGCATCGGCATTCAGGCGCCCGAGGTGACGTGGGGGCTGATGGTGTCGCAGGGGCGCGCCTATCTGACGAACGCGTGGTGGCTGTCCTTCTGGCCGGGCCTTGCGATCATCCTGACGACGCTGTCGCTGAACCTGATCTCCAACTGGCTGCGTATCGCGCTGGATCCGGCGCAACGGTGGCGGCTGGAAATGGGGGGGCGCAAGAATGGCTGA